A genome region from Tolypothrix sp. PCC 7712 includes the following:
- a CDS encoding NUDIX hydrolase, whose product MSRKANKVLKQSGVIPYRIQDGKIQVLLITSRDRQSWVMPKGDIPEGMSPPDSAAKEAWEEAGIIGQVNTREIGTYKYRKQGKNYRVKMYLLPVQTLSEDYPEAGFRDRQWLDIPQAMRRIKTTSLRRILQGFLLAEVLF is encoded by the coding sequence ATGAGTCGAAAAGCCAACAAAGTATTGAAGCAATCTGGAGTGATTCCTTATAGAATTCAAGATGGCAAAATCCAAGTCTTGCTGATCACAAGCCGCGATCGCCAAAGTTGGGTAATGCCCAAAGGTGATATTCCTGAAGGTATGAGTCCGCCGGATTCCGCCGCGAAAGAAGCTTGGGAAGAAGCGGGAATCATCGGCCAGGTAAATACTCGTGAAATTGGTACTTATAAATATCGCAAACAAGGTAAAAATTATCGCGTCAAGATGTATTTATTACCAGTGCAAACCCTGAGTGAAGATTATCCCGAAGCTGGGTTTCGAGATAGACAGTGGCTAGATATTCCCCAAGCCATGCGGCGAATTAAAACTACTTCTTTGAGAAGAATTTTACAAGGATTTCTTCTAGCTGAAGTACTGTTTTGA
- a CDS encoding aspartate kinase produces MALIVQKYGGTSVGSVERIQAVAQRVYKTVQRGNSLVVVVSAMGKTTDGLVKLANAISNNPSRREMDMLLSTGEQVTIALLSMALQEIGQPAISMTGAQVGIVTEAEHTRARILRIETERMERYLNQGKVVVVAGFQGISSTEELEITTLGRGGSDTSAVALAAALKANFCEIYTDVPGILTTDPRLVPEAQLMAEITSDEMLELASLGAKVLHPRAVEIARNYGVPLVVKSSWTEDPGTWVTSPQPHGRSLVNLEIAKAVDGIEFDTNQARVALLRVPDKPGVAARLFGEISRQQVDVDLIIQSIHEGNTNDIAFTVTTPILKRAEAVASAIAPALRSNSHNSEEAEVMIEENIAKVSISGAGMIGRPGVAAQMFATLATAGVNIHMISTSEVKVSCVVSASECDRAVAALRSTFEIVEENEASKETAETNHRNIVSPLPLCPSASLPDSPPVRGVALDLNQARLAIRQVPDRPGMAAKLFGLLAQHNISVDMIIQSQRCRIVDGVARRDIAFTVARIDGEQTQNLLSQAAAEYGWGEVVLDSAIAKVSIVGSGMVGQPGVAAKMFEALAQNQINIQMIATSEIKISCVVAQEQGSKALQVIHAAFGLAGSQKFVVPA; encoded by the coding sequence ATGGCGCTCATAGTTCAGAAATACGGTGGTACATCTGTTGGTTCAGTCGAACGTATTCAAGCTGTTGCACAGCGAGTATATAAGACTGTTCAACGCGGAAACTCTCTAGTAGTGGTGGTTTCTGCGATGGGGAAAACTACCGATGGACTTGTGAAGTTAGCCAATGCCATCTCTAATAATCCTAGCCGCCGCGAAATGGATATGCTGCTTTCTACTGGCGAACAGGTAACGATCGCATTATTGAGTATGGCATTGCAGGAAATTGGTCAACCTGCAATTTCCATGACTGGCGCACAGGTAGGAATTGTTACCGAAGCCGAACACACCCGCGCCCGGATTTTGCGAATTGAAACAGAGCGCATGGAGCGTTACCTCAATCAAGGTAAGGTGGTTGTGGTAGCTGGATTTCAAGGAATATCCAGCACAGAAGAATTAGAAATTACCACCTTGGGACGCGGTGGTTCCGATACCTCAGCCGTAGCTTTAGCAGCCGCCTTAAAAGCAAATTTCTGTGAAATTTATACCGACGTACCCGGGATTCTAACTACAGACCCCCGCTTAGTTCCCGAAGCTCAACTGATGGCAGAAATTACCAGTGATGAAATGCTGGAACTCGCCAGCTTGGGTGCAAAAGTCCTACATCCCCGGGCTGTGGAAATTGCCCGGAATTATGGTGTGCCTTTAGTAGTGAAATCAAGTTGGACTGAAGACCCTGGGACTTGGGTAACATCGCCTCAACCTCACGGGCGATCGCTGGTGAATTTAGAAATTGCTAAAGCAGTAGATGGTATAGAATTTGATACCAACCAAGCTAGGGTAGCGCTTTTACGCGTACCAGATAAACCAGGGGTAGCAGCTCGGTTATTTGGGGAAATTTCCCGCCAACAAGTCGATGTAGATTTGATTATTCAATCGATTCATGAAGGTAATACTAATGACATTGCCTTCACCGTAACTACACCCATATTAAAACGGGCAGAAGCAGTAGCATCTGCGATCGCCCCCGCACTGAGAAGCAACTCTCATAACAGCGAAGAAGCTGAGGTGATGATTGAGGAAAATATCGCCAAAGTCAGCATTTCCGGCGCAGGGATGATCGGCCGTCCTGGTGTAGCCGCCCAGATGTTCGCCACCTTAGCGACAGCAGGTGTCAACATCCACATGATTTCCACCAGCGAAGTCAAAGTTAGCTGTGTAGTTTCCGCCTCAGAATGCGATCGCGCCGTCGCCGCACTCCGTAGCACCTTTGAAATTGTCGAAGAAAATGAAGCTAGCAAGGAAACTGCAGAGACAAATCACAGAAACATTGTTTCGCCTCTACCCCTCTGCCCCTCTGCCTCTCTACCTGATTCTCCCCCCGTCCGTGGCGTGGCTTTAGATTTGAACCAAGCACGGCTGGCAATTCGCCAAGTCCCCGATCGCCCAGGAATGGCGGCAAAGCTATTTGGATTATTGGCACAGCACAACATCAGCGTTGACATGATTATTCAATCTCAACGCTGTCGTATAGTAGATGGAGTTGCCAGAAGAGATATCGCCTTTACCGTCGCCCGTATCGATGGGGAACAAACCCAGAATTTGCTTTCTCAAGCCGCCGCAGAATATGGCTGGGGTGAAGTTGTCCTTGATAGTGCGATCGCCAAAGTAAGCATCGTTGGTTCTGGTATGGTAGGACAACCTGGTGTAGCCGCGAAAATGTTTGAAGCCCTAGCCCAGAACCAAATCAATATTCAAATGATTGCTACCTCAGAAATCAAAATTAGCTGTGTAGTCGCCCAAGAACAAGGCAGTAAAGCTTTGCAAGTGATTCATGCAGCATTTGGGCTGGCTGGTAGCCAGAAGTTTGTCGTTCCCGCATAG
- a CDS encoding ribbon-helix-helix domain-containing protein, with protein sequence MGQKKRFLLRLDEKLYERLEKWSSDELRSVNAQIEFLLAEAVKKAGRWKDEPGKAEEE encoded by the coding sequence ATGGGACAAAAGAAACGATTTTTGCTACGTCTGGATGAAAAACTTTACGAACGGCTAGAAAAATGGTCTTCTGACGAACTCCGCAGCGTCAATGCTCAGATTGAGTTTTTGTTAGCAGAAGCCGTCAAAAAAGCAGGACGCTGGAAAGATGAGCCAGGTAAAGCAGAGGAAGAGTAG
- a CDS encoding SPFH domain-containing protein, with amino-acid sequence MEPKIKEFPAFKVNGFIMLAVVIAIALLGGWYLWSRVQGLEALLARGLKVTDLIGEDSAAEFLAPLAAALIAVVIPSISGFFSVEPNQAVVLVLFGKYMGTVRESGFWWTNPFASKQKISLRVRNFNSKIIKVNDAEGSPIEIAAVVVWQVFDSAKSKFAVDDYEEFVAIQSETAIRALAIRYPYDSPDDTATPSLRGIPDEIAQALQKELQARLEVTGVEVIEARLSHLAYAPEIAQMMLRRQQAKALIDARRQIVEGAVGMVNEALNRLSQEQMLELDDERKASMINNLLVVLTSEQTAQPVINAGTLYN; translated from the coding sequence ATGGAACCGAAAATCAAGGAATTTCCGGCGTTCAAAGTCAACGGCTTTATTATGTTGGCTGTGGTGATTGCGATCGCGTTGCTGGGAGGGTGGTATCTTTGGTCTAGGGTACAGGGGCTAGAAGCTTTACTGGCAAGAGGTTTGAAGGTTACAGACTTGATAGGTGAAGATAGCGCTGCAGAATTTCTTGCTCCCTTGGCTGCGGCATTAATTGCAGTTGTCATCCCATCAATATCAGGATTCTTTAGCGTTGAGCCAAACCAAGCGGTAGTTTTGGTGTTATTTGGCAAATATATGGGAACAGTTCGCGAATCAGGTTTTTGGTGGACAAATCCCTTTGCTAGCAAGCAAAAAATTTCGTTGCGGGTACGCAACTTTAACAGCAAAATTATTAAAGTCAACGATGCCGAAGGTAGCCCGATTGAAATTGCCGCGGTTGTCGTCTGGCAGGTTTTTGATTCTGCTAAATCTAAGTTTGCAGTGGATGACTATGAAGAATTTGTGGCGATTCAAAGTGAAACTGCAATTCGGGCGTTAGCAATTCGCTATCCTTATGACAGCCCAGACGATACAGCCACGCCTTCGCTGCGGGGAATCCCCGATGAAATCGCTCAGGCTTTGCAAAAAGAACTCCAAGCCAGGTTAGAAGTTACAGGTGTGGAAGTAATTGAAGCCAGACTCTCTCACCTTGCCTATGCACCAGAAATCGCGCAAATGATGCTACGAAGACAACAAGCAAAAGCCTTAATTGATGCGCGTCGGCAGATTGTCGAGGGAGCAGTAGGTATGGTAAATGAAGCTTTGAACCGTCTTAGTCAAGAACAAATGCTGGAATTGGATGATGAGCGCAAAGCCTCAATGATTAATAATTTGTTGGTTGTCTTAACATCGGAGCAAACCGCCCAACCCGTGATCAATGCTGGTACCCTATATAACTAG
- a CDS encoding radical SAM protein produces the protein MTQQNNSAFIPHTAPSTMTNKKRPTIGLIEPPATGLYDAEGKNWTSLYRHRSLISKQVLLADLQAGGFDARLVNLRDDNYSEEFGEIVWKGMTLRKTYVGGKIFTLDPEAYDAWGITVNFSQDRQVSCMVIEHLAKGDRPIVVGGSDALAEPQHYFKAGATAVVQDKSGGANWAIFDYVLGKTPREELTGVILADGRQYPRKTKAKSPDEWALPSLEVAKECLGTLPNVQGFVPVGSLVADIGCDRTCDFCMTPTYGTGFRRMSPATALKWLEIQKQAGAVSINIGSDQFLARGLFPGGREEILEITNGAREMGITLMWPNGLELRKTTLGAGRNYDSTDLRPDEELIAALFGWDGKVGCPLAYIPAERPVFGGEAYKKLLPWQEHCTLMKSVVSTGIPVVTYGIIIGLPDDDHDDLLRLEEAISELVDELVEINPQLEFQTSCYSIIPLPGTPQSCNLRKTGMLQFEDTCLWGVWTTTSNTRHLTYEEVSDWQIRLSNIRRAPLAFTNYNGEYSAMVSTASSNDSKIVLGV, from the coding sequence ATGACACAACAAAACAACTCTGCGTTTATCCCCCATACTGCACCTTCGACTATGACAAACAAGAAGCGTCCGACAATTGGACTAATTGAACCGCCAGCAACAGGACTCTACGATGCAGAAGGCAAAAATTGGACTTCTTTATATAGACATCGCTCTTTAATTAGTAAGCAAGTGTTGCTAGCTGACTTGCAAGCTGGTGGATTTGATGCGCGCTTGGTCAACCTCAGAGATGACAATTATAGTGAAGAATTTGGAGAGATTGTTTGGAAAGGGATGACCCTGAGGAAAACATACGTCGGGGGAAAAATTTTCACCCTCGACCCCGAAGCCTATGATGCTTGGGGTATTACAGTCAATTTCTCTCAAGACCGCCAAGTTAGTTGTATGGTGATTGAGCATTTAGCGAAAGGCGATCGCCCCATAGTTGTGGGTGGTTCGGATGCGTTAGCGGAACCACAGCATTACTTCAAAGCTGGCGCAACAGCAGTAGTTCAGGATAAATCTGGGGGAGCAAACTGGGCGATTTTCGACTATGTACTGGGCAAAACTCCAAGAGAAGAACTCACAGGTGTGATTCTCGCTGATGGTAGACAGTATCCTCGGAAAACTAAAGCTAAAAGTCCTGATGAGTGGGCGCTACCCTCTTTGGAAGTAGCAAAAGAATGCTTAGGGACACTCCCCAACGTCCAAGGATTTGTACCTGTTGGTTCCTTAGTTGCAGACATTGGATGCGATCGCACCTGTGATTTTTGCATGACACCCACCTACGGGACTGGCTTTCGCAGAATGTCTCCAGCTACAGCCCTCAAATGGTTAGAGATTCAGAAACAGGCGGGGGCTGTGTCGATCAATATCGGTTCCGATCAATTCCTCGCCCGTGGGCTGTTCCCTGGAGGACGAGAAGAAATATTGGAAATTACCAATGGGGCGCGGGAGATGGGAATCACTCTCATGTGGCCCAATGGTTTAGAACTGCGGAAAACAACTCTCGGTGCTGGACGCAACTATGACAGCACCGACCTGCGACCAGATGAAGAACTAATTGCAGCCTTGTTTGGCTGGGATGGTAAGGTTGGTTGTCCTTTGGCTTATATCCCTGCTGAACGTCCTGTGTTTGGAGGAGAAGCATATAAGAAACTGCTACCTTGGCAGGAGCATTGTACATTGATGAAATCTGTAGTTAGCACTGGTATACCAGTTGTTACTTATGGCATCATCATCGGGCTACCAGATGATGACCATGATGACTTGTTGCGCCTGGAAGAAGCAATTTCGGAACTTGTGGATGAACTGGTAGAGATTAACCCACAATTAGAATTTCAAACTTCCTGCTACAGCATTATTCCCTTACCCGGAACCCCGCAATCTTGTAACTTACGTAAAACAGGAATGCTGCAGTTTGAAGATACTTGCCTTTGGGGGGTATGGACAACTACTTCCAATACTCGTCATCTTACTTACGAGGAAGTTTCTGATTGGCAAATTCGTCTTTCTAATATTCGCAGAGCGCCATTGGCATTTACCAACTATAACGGCGAATATTCTGCGATGGTGAGTACAGCTTCCTCCAACGACTCTAAGATTGTGTTGGGAGTTTGA
- the egtD gene encoding L-histidine N(alpha)-methyltransferase, translated as MSVTSLISLKRHHDLINQDGTDVIQGLTQVPKKIPPKYFYDHRGSELFEQICELPEYYPTRTEALILKQCADEIAQITGVCELVELGSGSSTKTVFLLDAYQKIAKYCQYIPIDVSGGILKSTVLNLKQKYPTFSINGLIATYEQALVKLESTFAYRRMIFFLGSSLGNFEPQDCHAFLKQISRTLQLGDYFLLGIDLQKPKEILEPAYNDIQGVTAAFNLNMLSHLNWRFQGNFDIDLFTHQAIYNQADSQIEMYLRCQKKHWVNLEILDLKVSFQAGESILTEISRKFDLANMQKQLEMQGLKTVKTWTDPQQWFGLILCQRV; from the coding sequence ATGTCAGTTACATCTTTAATAAGTCTTAAGCGTCACCATGATCTGATTAATCAAGATGGTACAGATGTCATTCAAGGATTAACTCAAGTTCCCAAAAAAATACCGCCAAAGTATTTTTACGATCATCGCGGTTCAGAATTATTTGAACAAATTTGTGAACTACCAGAATATTATCCAACCCGCACAGAAGCCTTAATTTTAAAGCAATGTGCCGATGAAATTGCTCAAATTACAGGTGTTTGTGAATTAGTAGAATTAGGTAGTGGTAGTTCTACAAAAACAGTGTTTTTGTTAGATGCTTATCAAAAAATTGCCAAGTATTGTCAATATATACCTATCGATGTGAGTGGAGGAATTCTCAAATCTACTGTCCTCAATCTCAAGCAAAAATATCCGACATTTTCTATCAATGGATTAATAGCAACATACGAGCAAGCATTAGTCAAACTAGAATCTACATTCGCCTATAGACGGATGATTTTTTTCTTAGGTAGTTCTCTGGGGAACTTCGAGCCACAAGATTGTCATGCATTTTTAAAACAAATTTCAAGGACATTACAACTAGGCGATTACTTTCTTTTAGGGATTGATTTACAAAAACCCAAAGAAATTTTAGAGCCTGCTTATAACGACATTCAGGGAGTAACGGCAGCTTTTAATTTAAATATGCTATCCCATTTAAATTGGCGTTTTCAAGGTAATTTTGATATCGACTTATTCACCCATCAAGCTATCTATAATCAAGCTGATTCTCAAATTGAGATGTATCTCCGTTGTCAAAAAAAGCATTGGGTGAATCTAGAAATTTTAGATTTAAAAGTCTCCTTTCAAGCAGGTGAAAGTATTCTCACCGAAATCTCGCGGAAGTTTGATTTAGCAAATATGCAAAAACAATTGGAGATGCAAGGGTTAAAAACTGTAAAAACTTGGACAGATCCACAGCAATGGTTTGGCTTAATTCTTTGCCAAAGAGTTTAA
- a CDS encoding HAD family hydrolase: MSHSSGLYILLVSVHGLIRGHNLELGRDADTGGQIKYVLELAQALVKHPQVERVDLVTRLVNDPKVSPDYAKPVEVLSDKAQIIRLNCGPRRYLRKEVLWPHLDNFADELLKHLRQIGKLPHVIHTHYADAGYVGCRVAGWLGIPLVHTGHSLGRVKQQRLLEQGTKPEVIENYFHMATRIEAEETTLASAALIIASTNQEVTQQYGIYDHYQPQRMVVIAPGVALERFYPVTENWQEPPIYKDLQRFLHDPQKPMIMALSRPAIRKNVGTLVKAYGEDPQLRQLANLVLVLGNRDDITTMESGPRQVLTEIFQLIDRYDLYGYIAYPKHHGADEVPELYRLLAKTRGVFINPALTEPFGLTLIEATACGVPIIATSDGGPRDILGACDNGMLIDPLDIKQIQDALRTALTDTEKWQRWSSNGLSRVRENFSWDTHVERYLENVRQLPQRRVQSLLSPLRQGPASNITDWNIPETNRLPTADRFLVCEIDNTLLGDPEALQQLIVRLNNEGSTTGVGIATGRNLDSALEMLEEYRFPMPDLLIVSTGSEIYYGPQIIPDMNWQRHISYRWQPDAVRQAMAELPGVMLQPAEGQGKFKISYFIDEEKSMSYREIMRHLRRHKLHVKGIYSHNMYLDLVPIRASKGDAIRYCALKWGLPIKRFLVAGASGNDESMLAGNTLAVVVGNYSQELEKLRSYPQVYFAQGHYTWGILEALNHYDFFGTLSQTESEMNAQIELVMQRREELVTEGA; encoded by the coding sequence ATGTCACATAGCTCAGGGTTGTATATTCTACTAGTCAGCGTTCATGGGTTAATTCGGGGTCACAATTTAGAATTAGGACGAGATGCTGATACAGGCGGGCAAATAAAATATGTGCTGGAACTTGCTCAAGCCTTAGTGAAACACCCTCAAGTTGAACGTGTAGACCTAGTTACTCGTTTAGTTAACGACCCAAAAGTTAGTCCTGACTACGCCAAACCTGTAGAAGTTCTTTCTGACAAAGCTCAAATTATTCGTCTGAACTGCGGCCCGCGTCGCTATCTCCGCAAAGAAGTTCTCTGGCCTCATTTGGATAACTTCGCAGATGAATTACTCAAACATCTGCGTCAAATTGGTAAATTACCTCATGTGATTCACACCCATTATGCTGATGCGGGATATGTAGGTTGTCGGGTGGCTGGGTGGTTAGGTATCCCCCTAGTGCATACGGGTCACTCCCTAGGACGAGTGAAACAACAACGATTGTTAGAACAGGGAACTAAGCCGGAAGTCATTGAAAATTATTTTCATATGGCTACCAGAATTGAAGCTGAAGAAACTACTCTTGCTAGTGCAGCTTTAATTATTGCTAGTACTAATCAAGAAGTCACACAGCAGTATGGTATTTACGACCACTATCAACCGCAACGGATGGTTGTAATTGCGCCAGGAGTAGCACTCGAACGCTTCTACCCAGTTACCGAAAATTGGCAGGAACCGCCTATCTATAAAGATTTGCAGCGATTTCTCCATGACCCGCAAAAGCCGATGATTATGGCGCTTTCCCGTCCGGCGATTCGGAAAAATGTTGGTACATTGGTAAAAGCTTATGGGGAAGATCCACAGTTGCGTCAGCTCGCCAATTTGGTCTTGGTTTTAGGTAACCGAGATGACATCACCACGATGGAATCAGGGCCGCGTCAGGTACTCACAGAAATTTTCCAGTTGATAGACCGTTATGACCTTTATGGTTATATCGCCTATCCCAAACACCACGGTGCTGATGAAGTACCAGAACTCTATCGATTGTTGGCAAAAACCCGGGGAGTCTTTATTAATCCGGCATTAACTGAGCCATTTGGTTTAACTTTAATTGAAGCTACAGCCTGTGGTGTGCCCATTATTGCCACATCAGATGGCGGCCCACGGGATATTCTAGGGGCTTGCGACAATGGTATGCTAATTGATCCCCTCGATATTAAACAGATTCAAGATGCTTTGCGAACAGCATTAACTGATACCGAAAAATGGCAACGTTGGTCTAGTAATGGTTTAAGTAGGGTAAGGGAAAATTTCTCTTGGGATACCCACGTAGAGCGCTATTTGGAAAATGTGCGTCAATTACCCCAAAGAAGAGTCCAATCTCTACTCAGTCCTTTGCGGCAAGGGCCAGCTAGTAACATCACTGATTGGAATATTCCCGAAACCAACCGCTTACCAACTGCCGATCGCTTTTTAGTATGTGAAATTGATAATACTCTCTTAGGTGACCCAGAAGCACTACAACAGTTAATTGTGCGATTAAATAATGAAGGTAGCACTACTGGAGTAGGTATTGCGACTGGACGTAACCTCGACAGTGCCTTAGAGATGTTAGAGGAATATCGCTTTCCTATGCCAGATTTGCTCATTGTCTCCACAGGTAGCGAGATTTACTATGGCCCCCAGATAATTCCGGATATGAACTGGCAAAGACATATTAGCTATCGTTGGCAACCAGACGCAGTGCGCCAAGCAATGGCAGAACTACCAGGAGTGATGCTACAACCCGCAGAAGGTCAAGGTAAGTTTAAAATTAGCTACTTTATTGATGAAGAAAAATCTATGAGCTACCGAGAAATTATGCGTCATTTGCGACGGCATAAACTCCATGTGAAAGGTATTTATAGCCACAATATGTATCTGGATTTGGTTCCAATCCGCGCTTCTAAAGGCGATGCCATCCGTTATTGTGCGTTGAAGTGGGGATTGCCAATCAAACGCTTCTTAGTCGCAGGTGCGTCAGGTAATGATGAATCGATGCTGGCGGGTAATACTCTAGCTGTCGTTGTGGGGAATTACAGCCAAGAACTGGAAAAGTTGCGTAGCTATCCACAAGTTTACTTTGCTCAGGGACATTATACTTGGGGCATTTTGGAAGCTTTGAATCACTACGACTTTTTTGGGACTTTATCTCAGACAGAATCGGAAATGAACGCACAAATCGAATTGGTAATGCAAAGAAGGGAAGAACTAGTTACAGAAGGGGCCTGA
- a CDS encoding 2-phosphosulfolactate phosphatase family protein yields the protein MKLFVYHTPELTPTDQAPECAIAVDVLRATSTMATVLAAGGEAVQVFSDLDQLMEVSEKWPPLKRLRAGERGGAKVAGFELGNSPLDCTPELVQGRRLFISTTNGTRALKRVQDVPTVIAAALINRAAVVKFLLEKQPETVWIVGSGWEGSFSLEDTVCAGAIAHSILQHTQLSPDDIAGNDEVISAIALYSQWQDNLLGLLQHASHGKRLLRLECDEDLKYCSQTDILDVLPIQQELGVLKSLG from the coding sequence GTGAAGCTATTTGTTTATCACACCCCGGAATTGACTCCAACAGATCAAGCCCCAGAATGTGCGATCGCAGTCGATGTTCTGCGAGCTACTAGCACAATGGCTACAGTTTTGGCGGCTGGAGGCGAAGCTGTACAAGTGTTCAGCGATTTAGATCAACTCATGGAAGTCAGTGAAAAATGGCCCCCTCTCAAACGGCTGCGAGCCGGAGAACGTGGTGGTGCGAAAGTCGCTGGCTTTGAATTGGGTAATTCTCCTCTAGATTGCACACCAGAACTGGTACAAGGGAGGCGCTTATTTATCAGTACCACCAATGGTACACGTGCCTTAAAGCGGGTACAAGATGTGCCCACTGTCATAGCAGCAGCCTTGATCAACCGTGCTGCGGTAGTGAAATTTCTCCTAGAAAAGCAACCTGAGACAGTCTGGATTGTCGGATCTGGTTGGGAAGGTAGTTTTTCTTTAGAAGATACAGTATGTGCAGGTGCGATCGCCCATAGTATTTTGCAACATACTCAATTATCACCAGATGACATCGCTGGTAATGATGAAGTGATTAGTGCGATCGCGCTCTACTCTCAATGGCAAGATAACTTATTAGGACTTCTACAACACGCCAGTCACGGCAAACGTTTGCTGCGTCTGGAATGTGATGAAGATCTAAAATACTGTTCCCAAACCGATATTTTAGATGTGTTGCCTATACAGCAAGAACTGGGAGTTTTAAAATCTCTGGGTTAA
- a CDS encoding vWA domain-containing protein has translation MMSDRDYTLIIDKSGSMSTPDQAGGRNRWEIAQESTLALARKCEQFDPDGITVYVFSGRFKRYDDVTSAKVAQIFQENDPAGTTNLAGVLQDALNNYFKRKAAGKTKPNGETILVITDGEPDDRKAVFEVIINATRQMERDEELAISMIQVGSDSQATKFLKALDDQLQGVGAKFDICDTVTLDDLEEMSLADVLMNAITD, from the coding sequence ATGATGAGTGACCGTGATTACACATTGATTATTGACAAAAGCGGCAGTATGTCCACTCCTGACCAAGCGGGTGGCAGAAATAGATGGGAGATAGCTCAGGAATCAACATTAGCCTTGGCGAGAAAGTGCGAGCAATTTGACCCTGACGGCATTACTGTTTACGTGTTTTCTGGCAGATTTAAACGCTATGATGATGTGACATCAGCAAAAGTCGCGCAGATATTCCAAGAAAACGATCCGGCTGGGACAACAAATTTAGCTGGTGTACTCCAAGATGCACTCAATAACTACTTTAAGCGCAAAGCTGCAGGTAAAACCAAACCCAATGGCGAGACAATTTTAGTCATTACGGATGGTGAACCTGATGATCGCAAAGCCGTATTTGAGGTGATTATCAATGCTACCCGTCAGATGGAGCGAGATGAGGAATTAGCCATTTCGATGATTCAGGTTGGTTCAGATTCCCAAGCTACTAAGTTTCTGAAAGCTTTAGATGACCAGTTACAAGGTGTTGGTGCTAAATTTGATATCTGCGACACTGTGACTCTAGATGACTTAGAAGAGATGAGTCTTGCAGATGTATTGATGAATGCGATCACAGATTAA
- a CDS encoding vWA domain-containing protein, producing MLENRDYTLIIDQSASMATTDQKNGTSRWTALQESTFALAARCEEFDLDGITIYLFAKGFKRYDYVTAAKVKEIFTENIPGDTTNLAGVLQDAINNYFKRKAAGKTKPAGEVILVVTDGTPGDRQAVFEVIINATKRLDNPQELRISLIQVGADTKATKFLHALDDELQSVGAKFDICDTITLDQLEDMSLTDVLIQAIND from the coding sequence ATGCTAGAAAATCGGGATTACACTTTAATTATTGATCAAAGTGCTAGCATGGCTACCACAGATCAAAAAAATGGTACAAGTAGATGGACAGCATTACAAGAATCAACATTTGCCTTAGCTGCTAGATGTGAAGAGTTTGACTTAGATGGTATTACTATTTATCTATTTGCCAAAGGCTTTAAGCGCTACGATTACGTTACAGCAGCCAAAGTCAAGGAAATTTTTACAGAAAATATCCCTGGAGATACGACCAACTTAGCAGGTGTATTGCAAGACGCAATTAATAACTATTTTAAACGTAAGGCAGCCGGCAAAACCAAGCCAGCAGGCGAAGTAATTCTAGTGGTTACAGATGGGACACCAGGCGATCGCCAAGCAGTATTTGAGGTAATTATCAATGCCACTAAGCGATTAGACAATCCGCAAGAATTGAGAATTTCCCTGATTCAAGTTGGTGCAGATACTAAAGCAACTAAGTTTCTCCATGCTTTAGATGACGAATTACAAAGCGTTGGCGCTAAATTTGATATTTGTGACACCATTACCTTAGACCAATTAGAAGATATGAGCCTGACAGATGTATTAATTCAGGCAATAAATGATTGA